A genomic segment from Roseibium algicola encodes:
- the rpsA gene encoding 30S ribosomal protein S1 yields MSDYNPSMEDFSALLEESFVQNDLYEGAVVKGTVVAIEKDLAVIDVGLKVEGRVPLKEFGAKGRDGEMKVGDEVEVYLERVENALGEAVLSREKARREESWVRLEVAFEANEKVNGQIFNQVKGGFTVDLDGAVAFLPRSQVDIRPVRDVTPLMHTPQPFQILKMDKRRGNIVVSRRVVLEETRAEQRSELVQSLEEGHTVEGVVKNITDYGAFVDLGGIDGLLHVTDIAWRRINHPSEVLTIGQTVKVQIIRVNQDTHRISLGMKQLETDPWDGIEAKYPIEAKFTGRVTNITDYGAFVELEPGIEGLIHVSEMSWTKKNVHPGKIVSTSQEVEVMILEVDPVKRRISLGLKQTLQNPWDAFAEQFPIGTEVEGEVKNKTEFGLFIGLDGDVDGMVHLSDLDWNRPGEQVIEEFKKGDMVKAVVLDVDVDKERISLGIKQLSGDPMESGAAGELRKNSVVTCEVIEIKDGGLDVKIADSDLTAFIRRADLSRDREEQRPERYSVGDKFDARITQFDKKTRRVTVSIKALEIAEEKEAVAQYGSSDSGASLGDILGAALKQQSED; encoded by the coding sequence ATGTCTGATTACAATCCCTCCATGGAGGATTTCTCCGCTCTTCTCGAAGAGTCCTTCGTTCAGAACGACCTGTATGAAGGTGCCGTCGTAAAGGGCACCGTCGTCGCGATCGAAAAAGACCTGGCAGTCATCGACGTCGGTCTGAAGGTCGAAGGCCGCGTGCCGCTGAAGGAATTCGGCGCAAAAGGCCGTGACGGCGAAATGAAGGTCGGCGACGAAGTCGAGGTTTACCTGGAGCGCGTTGAAAACGCTCTTGGCGAAGCTGTTCTGTCGCGCGAAAAAGCTCGCCGCGAAGAAAGCTGGGTCCGCCTGGAAGTTGCTTTCGAAGCAAACGAAAAGGTCAACGGCCAGATCTTCAACCAGGTCAAGGGTGGTTTCACCGTCGATCTGGATGGCGCAGTTGCCTTCCTGCCGCGTTCGCAGGTCGATATCCGTCCGGTTCGCGACGTGACCCCGCTGATGCACACCCCGCAGCCGTTCCAGATCCTGAAGATGGACAAGCGCCGCGGCAACATCGTCGTGTCTCGCCGTGTCGTTCTGGAAGAAACCCGCGCCGAACAGCGTTCGGAACTGGTCCAGAGCCTGGAAGAAGGTCATACCGTGGAAGGTGTGGTCAAGAACATCACCGATTACGGTGCGTTCGTCGACCTCGGCGGTATCGATGGCCTGCTGCACGTCACCGACATCGCGTGGCGCCGCATCAACCATCCGTCGGAAGTTCTCACCATCGGCCAGACCGTCAAGGTGCAGATCATCCGCGTCAACCAGGACACGCATCGCATCAGCCTCGGCATGAAGCAGCTTGAAACCGATCCGTGGGATGGCATCGAAGCCAAGTACCCGATCGAAGCCAAGTTCACTGGCCGCGTGACCAACATCACCGACTACGGCGCATTCGTGGAACTGGAGCCGGGCATCGAAGGCCTGATCCACGTTTCCGAAATGTCCTGGACCAAGAAGAACGTCCATCCGGGCAAGATCGTTTCCACTTCTCAGGAAGTCGAAGTGATGATCCTGGAAGTCGACCCGGTCAAGCGCCGCATCTCCCTGGGCCTCAAGCAGACCCTGCAGAACCCGTGGGATGCATTTGCCGAGCAGTTCCCGATCGGCACCGAAGTCGAAGGCGAAGTCAAGAACAAGACCGAATTCGGCCTGTTCATCGGCCTCGACGGCGACGTGGACGGCATGGTTCACCTCTCCGACCTCGACTGGAACCGCCCGGGCGAGCAGGTTATCGAAGAGTTCAAGAAGGGCGACATGGTCAAGGCCGTCGTTCTGGATGTTGACGTCGACAAGGAGCGTATCTCCCTCGGCATCAAGCAGCTTTCCGGCGATCCGATGGAATCGGGTGCAGCTGGCGAACTGCGCAAGAACTCCGTCGTGACCTGTGAAGTCATCGAAATCAAAGACGGCGGCCTGGACGTCAAGATCGCAGACAGCGACCTGACTGCCTTCATCCGTCGCGCCGACCTGTCCCGCGATCGCGAGGAACAGCGTCCGGAGCGTTACTCCGTCGGCGACAAGTTCGATGCCCGCATCACCCAGTTCGACAAGAAGACCCGTCGGGTCACCGTGTCGATCAAGGCTCTCGAGATCGCAGAAGAGAAGGAAGCTGTCGCTCAGTACGGCTCTTCCGACAGCGGTGCGTCCCTCGGCGACATCCTCGGTGCAGCTCTGAAGCAGCAGTCCGAAGACTAA
- a CDS encoding FAD-binding monooxygenase — MQFHLDGFKTGDPVIHEPNADATALANTVSLPEEVDVLIVGCGPAGLTLAAQLAAFPDIRTRIVEQKAGPLKLGQADGVACRTMEMFEAFGFAERLEKEAYWVNETTFWKPDPATPDTIARSGRVQDVEDGLSEFPHVILNQARVHDFYLEIMRNSPNRLEPNYFRRLVDLEMAVEAGQERPVTVQLERMDPGHEGETETVRARYVVGCDGARSSVRRALGRELKGDSANQAWGVMDVLAVTDFPDIRFKALVQSASEGSILIIPREGGYLVRIYVELDKLRPDERVANRNITVDHLIAAAGRILHPYSLDVKEVAWWSVYEIGQRLCDKFDDVPAEGAPGRLPHVFIAGDACHTHSPKAGQGMNVSMQDTFNLGWKLAHVLKGLSEPDLLASYSAERQAIAQNLIDFDREWAKLVSAPVKSESNPDGVEPAEVQKYFVQHGRYTAGTASRYLPSLLTGDGAHQQLAEGFQIGMRFHSAPVVRLADAKPVQLGHVVKADGRWRIFVFADKGDPAAETSAIHRLCNFLQDDQSSPVLRHTAAGEDIDAVIDLRAVFQQNHRDLTLERMPSLLLPAKGRYGLRDYEKMFCPDLKSGNDIFEMRGIDRDKGCLVIVRPDQYVAEVLPLDAHEALSGYFQGILKERR; from the coding sequence ATGCAATTTCATCTCGACGGCTTCAAGACCGGTGATCCGGTCATTCATGAACCTAATGCCGACGCCACTGCCCTGGCCAACACAGTCAGCCTGCCGGAAGAAGTCGATGTCCTCATTGTCGGTTGCGGTCCCGCGGGCCTGACACTTGCCGCTCAACTTGCGGCTTTCCCGGACATCCGAACCCGTATCGTGGAGCAGAAAGCCGGCCCCCTGAAGCTTGGCCAGGCGGATGGTGTCGCCTGTCGGACAATGGAAATGTTCGAGGCGTTCGGCTTTGCCGAGCGACTGGAAAAGGAAGCTTACTGGGTCAACGAGACCACTTTCTGGAAACCGGACCCAGCGACTCCGGACACGATCGCCCGCAGCGGCAGGGTTCAGGATGTCGAGGACGGTCTGTCCGAGTTTCCGCATGTCATTTTGAACCAGGCGCGCGTTCACGACTTCTATCTCGAGATCATGCGCAATTCGCCAAACAGGTTGGAGCCTAACTACTTCCGCCGGCTGGTCGATCTGGAAATGGCGGTCGAAGCAGGGCAGGAGAGGCCGGTTACGGTTCAGCTGGAACGGATGGACCCCGGACACGAAGGTGAAACGGAAACCGTACGCGCAAGATACGTGGTCGGTTGCGACGGCGCCCGCAGTTCCGTGCGCAGGGCGCTGGGCCGCGAGTTGAAGGGCGATAGTGCCAATCAGGCCTGGGGCGTGATGGACGTTCTTGCCGTGACGGACTTCCCGGATATCCGCTTCAAGGCGTTGGTGCAGTCGGCCAGCGAAGGCAGCATCCTGATCATTCCGCGTGAAGGCGGATATCTGGTCCGCATCTATGTCGAACTCGACAAGCTGCGGCCGGACGAGCGGGTCGCGAACCGGAACATTACGGTCGATCATCTGATCGCCGCAGCCGGACGCATCCTTCATCCCTACTCTCTCGACGTGAAGGAAGTCGCCTGGTGGTCGGTCTACGAAATCGGTCAGCGGCTTTGCGACAAGTTCGATGATGTTCCGGCAGAAGGTGCTCCGGGCCGCTTGCCTCACGTTTTTATTGCAGGTGATGCCTGCCACACGCACAGTCCTAAGGCCGGGCAGGGCATGAACGTCTCCATGCAGGACACGTTCAATCTTGGCTGGAAACTCGCCCACGTACTGAAGGGACTGAGCGAACCGGACTTGCTTGCCAGCTATTCGGCCGAACGCCAGGCAATTGCGCAGAACCTGATCGATTTCGACCGGGAATGGGCGAAGCTTGTCAGTGCGCCGGTGAAATCGGAAAGCAATCCCGATGGCGTCGAGCCGGCTGAAGTTCAGAAATACTTTGTGCAGCATGGCCGGTATACCGCTGGGACAGCCTCGCGCTATCTCCCGTCCCTGTTGACGGGTGACGGTGCGCATCAGCAATTGGCGGAAGGTTTCCAGATCGGCATGCGGTTTCATTCCGCCCCTGTCGTTCGTCTTGCCGACGCCAAGCCGGTACAGCTCGGCCATGTCGTAAAGGCGGACGGTCGCTGGCGGATCTTCGTCTTTGCCGATAAAGGCGACCCGGCAGCGGAAACGTCGGCTATCCATCGTCTTTGCAACTTTCTGCAAGACGATCAGAGCTCACCGGTTTTGCGTCATACGGCAGCGGGTGAAGATATCGATGCGGTTATCGATCTTCGCGCAGTCTTCCAGCAAAACCATCGCGATCTGACCCTTGAACGCATGCCGTCACTGCTGCTACCGGCAAAAGGCCGCTACGGGCTGAGGGACTATGAAAAGATGTTCTGCCCGGATCTCAAAAGCGGCAACGACATTTTCGAAATGCGCGGCATTGACCGGGATAAAGGCTGTTTGGTCATCGTCCGGCCCGATCAATACGTCGCCGAGGTATTGCCGCTGGATGCCCATGAAGCATTGTCGGGCTATTTCCAGGGCATTCTGAAAGAGCGGCGCTAA
- a CDS encoding MarR family winged helix-turn-helix transcriptional regulator, translating to MRNLEQMPGHLIRRLQQIAVAVFHTEVDAVGFDMTPVQFAALVRVAENPGIDQITLAGLIAYDRTTIAGVVDRLVQKGFLSRAVSEKDRRAKVLHMTDAGTDALSRLSPAVEKAQQVMLSGLDRQEADDFMRLLQKATEAVNDLSRAPLRSGSKAAEKD from the coding sequence ATGCGAAACCTTGAACAGATGCCCGGACACCTGATCCGCCGTTTGCAGCAGATCGCAGTGGCGGTGTTTCATACGGAAGTGGATGCCGTCGGATTCGACATGACGCCGGTGCAATTCGCAGCGCTGGTCCGGGTGGCGGAAAACCCGGGCATCGACCAGATAACGCTGGCAGGCCTGATTGCCTATGACAGGACCACGATCGCCGGCGTTGTCGACCGGCTGGTGCAGAAGGGCTTCCTGTCACGCGCCGTGAGCGAAAAGGACAGGCGCGCAAAGGTGCTTCACATGACGGACGCCGGAACCGATGCGCTGTCGCGGCTTAGCCCTGCGGTGGAAAAGGCGCAACAGGTGATGCTCAGCGGGCTCGACCGCCAAGAGGCTGACGATTTCATGCGTCTCTTGCAAAAGGCAACAGAGGCGGTCAACGACCTCAGCCGCGCACCACTGCGTTCCGGTTCCAAGGCTGCG